CCGGACGTCCCGACGCCGACCCCCCGGAGCGCGATCTGTTCGAACTGGCCGGACGGATGAAGGCCGGGACGTCCGGGCAGGTCTCGCGCGCGGTGGCCGGGATGCCTCCTGTTTTGTCCGAAGGCCACGTGAACACCTTCACTGTTCTGAACCAGAGCACTCGCGAGTTGCGGACTGTCCGCGCCGTATTGCGGGTGATAAGCACCAGCGCTTACTGGTACGTGGACGAGAGCATGGACCTGCCCGTCGGCGAGATGAGGACGGCGGCGGACCTTTTTGAAACGAAGGTGTACCCGGTGCTCAAGGCAGGTTTCGGCGAGGTCCGATCCCCCGGAGTGGACGGGGAACCCCGGATCACCATCCTGCACACGGACCTCGGCCCTGGGATAGCCGGCTACTTCTCCTCGCATGACGGGTATACCACGCCGGTCTACGAGAACAGCAACCAGCGGGAGATGCTCTACGTGGACGCCAGAAAGGTCCGCCCGGGCTCGGCGGACTACCTTGGCCTCATCGCCCACGAGTTCCAGCACGCGGTGCATTCCAACTATGACATGGGGGAGGACTCCTGGGTGAACGAGGGCCTTTCGGAGCTTGCCAAGGCGCTTTCGGGATACCCCCTCACATTCGACTCACAGTTCCTCAAGCGCGCCGACACGCAGCTTGACTTTTGGCCGGACGGGATGGGAGACACCGGGCCAAGCTACGGAGCGTCCAGCCTATTCATGGTGTACCTGCACCAGCATTACGGCCGCGCGGACGGGCTGAGGGCGCTTGTGCAGGACCCCCTGGACGGCGCGAACGGGATCGATAGCTTCCTGGCCGCGACCGGACTGAAGTTTGAGGATGTCTTCAGGGACTGGGTGGTAGCCAACTACCTGGACGCCGATGACGGCAAATATGGCTACGCAGGCCGGGTTGTGAAGACGAGCGACGTGAACTCCGTCGCCACCTTTGGGGAACGCTCAGGCAGCCTGCCGCAGTTCTCGGCCGCATACTACGAGCTCGATGTCCCGAAGGGCGACGTGTCGGTCTCTTTCCAGGGCGGCGAAATGGTCAGGCGGTTTCCGGCGGCCTGCAACAGCGGAGAGCGGTGCTGGTGGGGTAACCGCGGCGACTCGATCGACACCACACTCACACGGGAGATGGACCTCACCGGGGTAACGCAGGCGACGCTGGAGTTCCAGACGTGGTACGACATCGAAGAAGACTGGGACTACGCGTACGTCGCCGTCTCGACGGACGGCGGCTCGAAGTGGACCGTCGTGCCAGGCGAGCGCTCGTCGTTCAAGAACCCCATCGGCAACAGCTTCGGGTCGGGCTTTACCGGCGCATCGGGCGGGTGGGTGAAGGAGCGCGTGGACCTGGCCGCTTACGCCGGGAAGAAGGTGCTCGTGCGCTTCGAATACATAACCGACGACTCGATCTACCGCGAGGGCTTCGCCATCGACGACATCTCCGTCCCCCAGATAGGCTTCTTCGACGATGCGGAGGGCGAGGCGGGGTGGACGGCAAACGGCTTCTTGCGGACGGACAATGTGCTGGAGCAGAAGTACATCGTGCAGATCGTCAAGGAGCTTGCGTCCGGCGGCCACGAGGTGATGCCGGTCCCGCTGGACGCGGCCAACGGGGGGCAGGTGCGGGTGAACGGCCTTGGCGGCCCCGTCACGAAGGCGACGGTTGTCATTTCGCCGGCCACGCGCGGGACGGCGCAGCGCGCCGATTGGAAGCTGAACGTGAGCGTCGCCGAGTGAAGTACTTCGCCTACGGCTCCAACATGCCGCCCGAGGAGATGGCCCGCCTCTGCCCCAGCGCGCAGTTCGTGGCCGTGGCGCGCCTGCCGGGCTACCGGCTGGACTTCACCCGATTCTCCCGGCGCTACCGCGCGGGCGTGGCGGACATCGTGCCGGACGGAGGCTCGCACGTGTGGGGCGTCGTATACGAACTGGACGAGCGCGAGCTTGGTCCGCTGGACGAGAAGGAAGGCGTCGCGATGGGAGCGTACAGGCGTATCGAGGTCCATGTCGAGACGGACGGAACAGCGATACGGGCGA
The sequence above is drawn from the SAR202 cluster bacterium genome and encodes:
- a CDS encoding gamma-glutamylcyclotransferase, which codes for MKYFAYGSNMPPEEMARLCPSAQFVAVARLPGYRLDFTRFSRRYRAGVADIVPDGGSHVWGVVYELDERELGPLDEKEGVAMGAYRRIEVHVETDGTAIRAMAYEVVEKSAPVRPAASYLKTILTGARHWRLPEEYVRRVEEYGKRLGPVSR